In one window of Fictibacillus phosphorivorans DNA:
- a CDS encoding ATP-dependent RecD-like DNA helicase gives MAQQPSFHLEDESTDIRKYIKGTLISTVYHQAESLYTVARIRVKETNENYNEKEVMITGILPPLREDELYLFYGKFKDHPKYGKQYEVELFQKEMPQSKEAMIQYLSSDLFKGIGKKTAEHIVEVMGNDAITKLLESPEYISQIPKLTEEQAQSLQKSLMQNRGLDQVMMVVQPYGIGPQLAMKIFQTYQDDAVKVIKDEPYRLIEDVSGIGFHRADEIAKGNGMQVNHPKRIQAACQFVLRDQGTDLGHSYLPMDELLEGVRKLLADGKNTVDEMSIFREIQDMETEQRLIVKEKVVYLPSLYFAERGFAQKMNQLLHSQKNDYHIEDSKLESELTALEKRLNMKYANSQKEAIKKALTSSLMVLTGGPGTGKTTVIKGIVELYSEIHGVSLNPDDYRGKKESFPVLLVAPTGRAAKRMTESTGIPAHTIHRLLGWKGGGTFEKNEDEQIDGKLLIVDEMSMVDIWLAHSLAKALPPHIQIIFVGDEDQLPSVGPGQVLKDLLQAQHVPQSRLVDIYRQAEGSSIIRLAHEMKNGKVPQDLLLPQNDRRFFACSGEQVFQAILQVCENAIKKGYSSRDIQVLAPMYKGPVGIDRLNMELQRLFNPEKQKQRQLQVANVFYRKGDKVLQLVNQPEDQVFNGDIGEIVAVIYARENTDKEDQIVISFDEIEVTYKRSEFHHFTHAFCCSIHKSQGSEYPIVVLPVLKSYYRMLKRNLLYTAITRSKEYLILCGEQEAFTWAVERSDETERYSGLTSRLQETILEKDLMNDTLLNETN, from the coding sequence ATGGCACAGCAGCCTTCTTTTCATTTAGAAGATGAGTCAACTGATATAAGAAAATATATAAAAGGGACGTTGATCTCTACTGTTTATCATCAAGCGGAGAGTCTCTATACGGTCGCAAGAATACGGGTAAAAGAGACGAATGAAAATTATAATGAAAAAGAAGTCATGATCACTGGCATCCTTCCTCCGTTAAGAGAAGATGAACTTTATTTATTTTATGGAAAATTTAAAGATCATCCTAAATATGGTAAGCAATATGAGGTTGAACTGTTTCAAAAAGAGATGCCTCAATCCAAGGAAGCCATGATTCAATATCTTTCGAGTGATCTGTTTAAAGGAATCGGTAAGAAGACTGCCGAGCATATCGTAGAAGTCATGGGAAACGATGCGATCACAAAACTTTTAGAATCACCGGAATACATCAGTCAGATTCCAAAGCTAACAGAAGAACAAGCTCAAAGTTTGCAGAAGTCCCTCATGCAAAATCGAGGATTAGATCAAGTGATGATGGTCGTGCAACCCTATGGTATCGGACCACAGCTAGCGATGAAGATCTTCCAAACGTATCAGGATGATGCTGTAAAAGTCATTAAGGACGAGCCGTATCGATTGATTGAGGACGTTTCTGGAATTGGGTTCCACCGAGCTGATGAGATCGCAAAAGGAAATGGCATGCAGGTCAATCATCCAAAACGAATTCAAGCCGCTTGTCAGTTCGTGCTTCGTGATCAAGGAACAGATCTTGGACACTCCTATCTACCGATGGATGAACTGTTAGAAGGAGTAAGAAAGCTTTTAGCAGATGGAAAGAATACAGTAGATGAGATGAGTATTTTTCGAGAGATTCAAGATATGGAAACTGAACAACGATTGATCGTAAAAGAAAAGGTCGTGTATCTGCCATCCCTCTATTTTGCTGAGCGTGGATTTGCTCAAAAAATGAATCAATTGTTACATAGTCAGAAAAACGATTATCACATTGAGGATTCAAAATTAGAATCTGAGCTAACCGCACTTGAAAAAAGACTCAACATGAAATATGCAAACAGCCAAAAAGAGGCTATAAAGAAGGCGTTAACCTCTTCTTTAATGGTCCTGACGGGTGGACCTGGAACAGGGAAAACAACCGTTATAAAAGGAATTGTTGAACTGTATAGTGAGATTCATGGTGTTAGTTTAAACCCTGATGATTACCGAGGGAAAAAAGAGTCCTTTCCTGTTTTACTCGTTGCTCCAACAGGACGAGCGGCTAAGCGTATGACTGAATCAACGGGGATACCAGCTCACACGATCCACCGCTTGTTAGGATGGAAAGGTGGCGGTACCTTCGAAAAAAATGAAGATGAACAGATCGACGGAAAACTTTTGATCGTCGATGAAATGTCGATGGTCGATATATGGCTTGCTCATTCTTTAGCAAAAGCTCTTCCACCACACATACAGATCATTTTTGTTGGAGATGAAGATCAGTTACCGTCAGTAGGTCCTGGTCAAGTATTGAAAGACCTTCTTCAAGCTCAGCATGTACCACAGTCTCGATTAGTGGATATCTATAGACAAGCAGAAGGTTCTTCCATCATCCGACTAGCTCATGAGATGAAGAATGGAAAAGTTCCGCAAGACTTGCTTCTCCCTCAAAATGACAGACGATTCTTTGCTTGTTCAGGTGAACAAGTGTTTCAAGCTATCCTTCAAGTTTGTGAAAATGCGATAAAAAAAGGATACAGTTCAAGAGATATTCAAGTGTTAGCTCCCATGTACAAAGGACCGGTAGGAATTGATCGATTAAATATGGAACTTCAACGTCTGTTTAATCCTGAAAAACAAAAACAGCGTCAGTTACAGGTCGCAAATGTTTTCTACCGAAAAGGCGATAAGGTACTTCAGCTCGTGAATCAGCCTGAAGATCAAGTTTTCAACGGAGATATCGGTGAGATCGTTGCAGTTATCTATGCAAGAGAAAACACGGATAAAGAAGATCAGATCGTGATCAGTTTTGATGAGATTGAAGTTACGTATAAAAGAAGTGAATTTCATCATTTTACTCACGCTTTTTGCTGTTCGATCCATAAGTCGCAGGGCAGTGAGTATCCGATCGTCGTTCTACCTGTCTTAAAAAGCTACTACAGAATGTTAAAACGAAACTTATTATATACAGCAATAACGAGGAGTAAAGAATATTTGATCCTGTGTGGAGAACAAGAAGCGTTTACTTGGGCTGTTGAACGATCCGATGAAACAGAACGATACTCAGGTCTTACTTCCCGACTTCAAGAGACCATACTGGAAAAAGATTTAATGAATGATACCCTTCTAAACGAAACAAACTAG
- a CDS encoding tetratricopeptide repeat protein has product MEPSKGLEYLQKGKFEEAAKSLESMIETDPENPVHYINFGNLLSAVHEHEKAIQFFDKALSLDENAVAAYYGAGIACYHLEEFSKSAKLFQEAIKGGLQDSDTHFMTGMSFVSLGEHKLAFPYLMRATELNDQDHESLFQFGLCQARTGDIQSASTTFEKVVKRDETHADAWYNLGVTYSYFDKNVEALKAFQKALDIQPDHYLAGNGKRNIESKNTNH; this is encoded by the coding sequence ATGGAACCTTCAAAAGGTCTTGAATACTTACAAAAAGGAAAATTTGAAGAAGCTGCAAAAAGTCTGGAATCGATGATTGAGACCGATCCTGAAAATCCAGTGCATTATATTAATTTTGGTAATCTTCTTTCTGCTGTTCATGAACATGAAAAAGCAATTCAATTCTTTGATAAAGCACTATCGCTCGATGAAAATGCTGTAGCTGCATACTATGGTGCGGGTATTGCCTGCTATCATCTTGAAGAATTCTCTAAGAGCGCAAAACTGTTTCAAGAAGCGATCAAAGGTGGTCTTCAAGATAGTGACACTCACTTTATGACAGGAATGTCGTTCGTTTCACTCGGTGAACATAAACTTGCATTCCCTTACCTAATGAGAGCAACTGAGCTCAATGATCAAGATCATGAATCTTTGTTTCAATTCGGACTCTGTCAGGCGCGAACAGGGGACATACAGTCTGCATCTACAACTTTTGAGAAAGTTGTCAAACGCGATGAAACGCATGCGGATGCTTGGTACAACCTAGGCGTGACGTATAGTTATTTTGATAAAAACGTAGAAGCCCTAAAAGCTTTTCAAAAAGCGTTAGACATACAGCCTGATCATTATCTTGCAGGGAATGGAAAACGAAATATCGAAAGTAAAAATACTAACCACTAA
- the mnmA gene encoding tRNA 2-thiouridine(34) synthase MnmA, producing the protein MQTESNKKAPQDTRVVIGMSGGVDSSVAALLLKEQGYDVIGIFMKNWDDTDENGVCTATEDYNDVIAVCNQIGIPYYAVNFEKEYWDKVFTYFLEEYKAGRTPNPDVMCNKEIKFKAFLEHAMNLGADYVATGHYARVAEIDGEVKMLRGVDENKDQTYFLNQLSQEQLQKVLFPIGELKKPEIRKIAEAAGLATAKKKDSTGICFIGERDFKEFLSQYLPAKPGEMQTFEGEVKGKHDGLMYHTIGQRHGLGIGGSGDPWFVVGKNLKDNILYVEQGFHNEKLYSDSLKAVKAGFVSDKPLPATFKCTAKFRYRQPDMGVTVHVMEDETLHVVFDEAQRAITPGQAVVFYDGDVCLGGATIDTVYKNDEAITYL; encoded by the coding sequence ATGCAAACAGAATCAAACAAAAAGGCACCTCAAGATACACGAGTAGTTATTGGAATGAGCGGCGGTGTGGATTCTTCCGTTGCCGCACTTTTACTGAAAGAGCAAGGCTATGATGTGATCGGGATCTTCATGAAGAACTGGGATGATACCGATGAGAATGGCGTATGCACAGCAACAGAAGATTATAACGATGTGATTGCGGTCTGCAACCAGATCGGCATTCCATATTACGCAGTGAATTTTGAAAAAGAATACTGGGACAAAGTATTCACGTACTTTTTGGAAGAATATAAAGCAGGACGAACACCTAATCCTGATGTAATGTGCAACAAGGAGATCAAGTTCAAAGCATTCCTTGAGCATGCCATGAATTTAGGTGCCGATTATGTAGCGACTGGCCATTATGCACGTGTGGCTGAAATAGATGGAGAAGTTAAGATGCTTCGAGGCGTTGATGAGAATAAGGACCAAACTTATTTTCTAAATCAACTTTCTCAAGAACAGCTTCAAAAAGTATTGTTCCCGATCGGGGAGCTTAAAAAGCCTGAGATCCGTAAGATAGCTGAAGCCGCAGGACTTGCTACAGCTAAAAAGAAAGACTCGACTGGAATCTGCTTTATTGGAGAAAGAGACTTTAAAGAATTCTTAAGTCAGTATTTGCCTGCAAAGCCTGGTGAGATGCAAACGTTCGAAGGCGAAGTGAAGGGCAAACATGATGGATTGATGTACCATACGATCGGTCAGCGTCATGGTCTTGGAATCGGTGGTAGTGGAGATCCTTGGTTCGTTGTCGGTAAGAATTTAAAAGACAACATATTGTATGTTGAACAAGGTTTTCATAATGAAAAACTTTACTCTGATAGCTTGAAAGCTGTAAAAGCAGGATTTGTTTCTGACAAACCGCTGCCTGCTACTTTCAAATGTACAGCGAAGTTTAGATATCGTCAGCCTGACATGGGTGTAACCGTTCATGTGATGGAGGACGAAACGTTACATGTAGTCTTTGATGAAGCACAACGTGCGATAACACCTGGACAAGCTGTCGTGTTTTACGATGGAGATGTTTGTCTAGGCGGAGCAACGATCGATACAGTCTACAAAAACGACGAAGCGATTACCTATCTATAA
- the alaS gene encoding alanine--tRNA ligase, which yields MRNLTSAQVRQMFLDFFQEKGHGVEPSASLVPHEDPTLLWINSGVATLKKYFDGRVIPENPRITNAQKSIRTNDIENVGITTRHHTFFEMLGNFSIGDYFKVEAILWAWEFLTSEKWIGFDPEKLSVTIHPEDDEAFDIWTKQVGLPEERIIRLEGNFWDIGEGPSGPNTEIFYDRGESFGSDLSDPELYPGGENDRYLEVWNLVFSQFNHNPDGTYTPLPKKNIDTGMGLERMVCVIQDTKTNFETDLFMPIIKETEKLSDTSYGLSTETDTAFKVIADHIRTVSFAIGDSALPSNEGRGYILRRLIRRAIRFAKKININKPFMYELVPTVADIMVDFYPEVKEKVPFIQKVIKTEEERFHETINEGLAILEDVMAREKEEGRNIISGKDAFKLYDTFGFPFELTQEYAAENGMDVDLEGFENEMKAQRERARAARQEVDSMQVQGGVLSDITVKSEFSGYDSLSGEAKILEVLQNGERVEMVASGEEAQVILDVTPFYAESGGQIADQGTISGKELLLRVKDVQKAPNGQNLHTVVVEKGVLENNIDVSVEVDPEIRAKVVKNHTATHLLHQALKDVLGTHVNQAGSLVQEGRLRFDFTHFGSISSEELEKIEEIVNEKVWGNIPVEKMVKNINEAKAMGAMALFGEKYGETVRVVKVGDYSLELCGGCHVNNTSEIGLFKIVSESGIGAGTRRIEAVTGENAYRLMNGQVQLLKDTAAKLKTNLKDVPQRIDALNDQIRELQKEKESLAAKIGNMEAGSLVDEVQTIKGVSVIAKKLSGVDMNGLRSIVDDLKNKLQSGVVILGAENGGKVNIVAGVTKDLVTKGYHAGNLVKEVAVRCGGGGGGRPDMAQAGGKDPEKLQEGIDSAVELIKTVS from the coding sequence ATGAGAAATTTGACTTCAGCTCAAGTAAGACAGATGTTCCTTGATTTTTTCCAAGAAAAAGGTCATGGTGTAGAACCTAGTGCATCCTTAGTTCCACATGAAGATCCTACACTTCTTTGGATCAATAGTGGAGTGGCTACACTAAAAAAATATTTTGATGGACGAGTGATCCCTGAGAACCCTCGTATCACGAATGCACAAAAATCGATCCGTACGAACGATATTGAAAATGTTGGGATTACAACGAGACATCATACGTTCTTTGAGATGCTAGGAAACTTTTCAATCGGCGATTACTTTAAAGTGGAAGCTATTCTTTGGGCATGGGAGTTCTTAACGAGTGAAAAATGGATCGGTTTTGATCCTGAAAAACTCTCTGTAACGATCCATCCAGAAGATGATGAAGCATTTGATATTTGGACTAAACAAGTAGGATTACCAGAAGAGCGCATCATTCGTTTGGAAGGAAACTTCTGGGATATTGGTGAGGGACCGAGTGGACCAAACACTGAGATCTTCTATGACCGCGGTGAGTCTTTTGGCAGTGATTTGTCTGATCCAGAGCTATATCCTGGTGGAGAGAACGATAGATATCTTGAGGTCTGGAACCTGGTGTTCTCACAGTTCAACCATAATCCAGACGGAACATATACGCCACTTCCTAAGAAGAATATCGATACAGGTATGGGACTTGAGAGAATGGTTTGTGTGATTCAAGATACGAAGACTAACTTTGAAACCGATCTTTTCATGCCGATCATCAAAGAAACAGAAAAGCTTTCTGACACTTCTTATGGCTTAAGTACGGAAACAGATACTGCGTTTAAAGTAATCGCTGATCACATTCGTACGGTAAGCTTCGCGATAGGCGACAGTGCTCTACCATCGAATGAAGGAAGAGGATATATCCTTCGTCGATTGATCAGAAGAGCGATTCGTTTTGCGAAAAAGATCAATATCAACAAGCCTTTCATGTATGAACTAGTACCAACAGTTGCAGACATCATGGTTGACTTCTATCCAGAAGTAAAAGAAAAAGTTCCGTTCATCCAAAAAGTCATCAAGACAGAAGAAGAACGTTTCCATGAGACGATCAACGAAGGTCTTGCTATCTTAGAAGATGTTATGGCAAGAGAAAAAGAAGAAGGAAGAAATATAATCTCTGGAAAAGACGCATTCAAGCTTTATGATACATTTGGATTCCCGTTTGAACTTACACAAGAGTATGCAGCTGAAAACGGAATGGATGTAGATTTAGAAGGCTTTGAAAACGAGATGAAGGCTCAACGTGAACGGGCACGTGCAGCAAGACAAGAAGTAGACAGCATGCAAGTGCAAGGTGGCGTTCTTTCTGACATTACCGTAAAAAGTGAATTCTCTGGTTATGACAGCTTATCAGGAGAAGCAAAAATTTTAGAAGTCCTACAAAACGGTGAACGAGTAGAGATGGTTGCATCTGGAGAAGAAGCGCAAGTCATTTTAGATGTAACACCTTTTTACGCGGAGAGCGGGGGTCAGATCGCTGACCAAGGAACAATTTCAGGTAAAGAGCTCTTGCTCCGTGTCAAAGATGTTCAAAAAGCACCTAACGGACAAAATCTTCATACCGTTGTTGTTGAGAAAGGTGTTCTTGAAAACAATATCGATGTTTCTGTCGAGGTTGATCCTGAAATTCGTGCAAAAGTAGTCAAGAATCATACTGCTACTCACCTTCTTCATCAAGCATTAAAAGATGTTCTTGGAACACACGTGAATCAGGCTGGTTCTCTCGTACAAGAAGGTCGTTTGCGTTTTGACTTCACACATTTCGGAAGCATCTCATCAGAAGAGCTTGAGAAGATCGAAGAGATCGTAAACGAAAAAGTATGGGGCAACATTCCTGTTGAAAAGATGGTTAAGAATATTAACGAAGCTAAAGCGATGGGAGCTATGGCTCTATTCGGTGAAAAGTATGGTGAAACCGTACGCGTTGTAAAAGTAGGAGACTATAGTCTTGAACTTTGCGGTGGGTGTCACGTGAACAATACTTCAGAAATCGGTTTGTTTAAGATCGTATCAGAGTCTGGTATCGGTGCAGGAACACGCAGGATCGAAGCTGTTACAGGTGAGAACGCGTACCGATTGATGAACGGACAGGTACAGCTTTTAAAAGACACAGCTGCTAAGTTGAAAACAAATCTTAAGGACGTGCCACAGCGTATCGATGCATTAAACGATCAAATTCGTGAGTTGCAAAAAGAGAAAGAATCTCTTGCAGCTAAGATTGGAAATATGGAAGCAGGCAGCCTTGTTGATGAAGTACAAACGATCAAGGGTGTATCTGTTATCGCTAAAAAACTGAGCGGTGTGGACATGAACGGTTTACGTTCGATCGTGGATGACTTAAAGAATAAGCTTCAAAGTGGAGTTGTCATTCTAGGTGCTGAAAATGGTGGAAAAGTAAATATCGTGGCTGGAGTCACAAAAGATTTAGTGACAAAAGGCTATCATGCGGGTAACCTAGTAAAAGAAGTGGCTGTCCGTTGTGGCGGAGGCGGTGGAGGCCGACCAGATATGGCCCAAGCTGGAGGGAAAGATCCAGAAAAGCTGCAAGAAGGAATAGATTCTGCAGTTGAATTGATCAAAACCGTTTCCTAA
- the ruvX gene encoding Holliday junction resolvase RuvX, whose protein sequence is MTKTLGLDVGTKTIGVAVSDALGWTAQGVETIRRRPNKPEEDYARIQELIEIHDISKVVVGLPKNMNGTIGPSGEACQNFAKDIESLTGLSVILWDERLTTMAAERTLISADVSRKKRKQVIDKLAASIILQGYLDSQQ, encoded by the coding sequence TTGACAAAAACGCTCGGACTGGATGTTGGAACGAAGACGATCGGTGTTGCCGTCTCAGATGCACTGGGATGGACAGCGCAAGGAGTCGAAACGATCCGACGCCGTCCTAATAAGCCAGAAGAAGATTATGCGAGGATCCAAGAGCTGATCGAGATCCATGATATCAGCAAGGTCGTAGTTGGTCTTCCGAAGAACATGAATGGTACGATAGGTCCCAGTGGGGAAGCTTGTCAAAACTTTGCTAAAGATATTGAAAGTCTGACAGGTCTTTCGGTTATCCTATGGGATGAGAGGCTGACCACCATGGCAGCTGAAAGAACATTAATTTCAGCTGATGTGAGTCGAAAGAAGCGCAAACAGGTGATCGATAAGCTAGCAGCGTCGATCATCCTGCAAGGTTATTTGGACAGCCAACAATAA
- the mltG gene encoding endolytic transglycosylase MltG, translating into MLHLQSSGNYINENKSKKRRTKTIVLSIMFLIVALIIAATIGAYYYYNKNIGSIDSNDHKKITVEIPIGSSSSKIGNELEDKGLINSGDFFRLYTRVKGEGNFQAGIYELTPSMNLNEIIAALKDGKMFKKPELTLTIPEGYNVPQIAKLISQKTGYSEADIIKKMADKAYLKQLQDKYPILPDDIMKAGLYYPLEGFLFPATYDFDVKKPELTDVIGKMVEQSSVVLTKHENDIKNSGYSLFQIITLSSLIEEESQREEDRKKIAGVFYNRLSKDMKLDSDPTVKYARKNFDVQVLYEHLKYDSKYNTYLYKGIPIGPITSPGERAIEAALQPVKMEELFFYARPNGEVIYTKTLSEHNAVYKKYRDEWKVWQEKDDN; encoded by the coding sequence ATGTTACATCTCCAGTCATCTGGGAATTACATAAATGAAAATAAAAGTAAAAAACGTCGTACTAAAACCATTGTTCTGTCCATTATGTTTCTAATTGTTGCTTTAATCATCGCTGCTACTATAGGTGCTTATTATTATTACAATAAAAATATTGGATCGATCGACTCGAATGATCATAAGAAAATCACAGTGGAGATTCCTATTGGTTCTTCCTCTTCAAAAATCGGAAATGAGCTTGAAGATAAGGGATTGATCAACAGTGGGGATTTTTTCAGACTCTATACAAGAGTTAAAGGAGAAGGTAACTTTCAAGCTGGTATTTACGAACTGACTCCTTCTATGAATCTAAACGAAATCATCGCAGCACTTAAAGACGGAAAGATGTTTAAGAAGCCGGAACTAACCTTAACGATTCCTGAAGGCTACAATGTCCCGCAGATCGCAAAATTAATCAGTCAGAAAACGGGTTACAGTGAGGCGGATATCATTAAGAAAATGGCTGATAAAGCATATTTGAAACAACTTCAAGATAAGTATCCAATCTTACCCGATGACATCATGAAAGCTGGGCTGTACTACCCCCTAGAAGGATTTTTATTCCCTGCTACTTATGATTTTGATGTAAAGAAACCGGAGTTAACAGATGTGATCGGCAAGATGGTCGAACAATCTTCTGTTGTCCTGACCAAACATGAAAATGATATCAAGAATAGCGGTTATTCACTCTTTCAAATCATTACGTTATCCTCTCTTATAGAAGAAGAATCGCAACGTGAAGAAGATCGAAAAAAGATCGCAGGTGTTTTTTATAATCGCTTGAGCAAAGATATGAAACTCGATTCTGATCCAACGGTCAAATATGCTAGAAAGAATTTTGATGTGCAAGTGTTATACGAACATCTTAAGTATGATTCAAAGTACAACACGTACCTCTATAAAGGTATTCCGATCGGACCAATCACTTCACCAGGTGAAAGAGCGATTGAAGCTGCCCTCCAACCAGTAAAGATGGAAGAGCTTTTCTTTTATGCGAGACCAAACGGTGAAGTCATCTATACGAAAACCTTAAGCGAACATAATGCAGTTTATAAAAAATACAGAGATGAATGGAAAGTTTGGCAAGAAAAAGACGATAATTAA
- a CDS encoding IreB family regulatory phosphoprotein — translation MSSMDKTMKFNFNEDDAYKTNVETVLFSVYDALQDKGYNPINQIVGYLLSGDPAYIPRHNDARSMIRKLERDELIEELVKSYLSTQKEGSR, via the coding sequence GTGAGTTCAATGGACAAAACGATGAAGTTTAACTTCAACGAAGATGATGCTTATAAGACGAATGTTGAAACTGTCCTGTTTTCTGTTTATGACGCCCTGCAGGATAAAGGATACAATCCTATTAATCAGATTGTAGGTTATTTGCTCTCAGGAGATCCGGCTTATATACCTCGTCACAATGATGCGAGAAGCATGATTCGAAAACTGGAGAGAGATGAGCTTATTGAAGAGCTTGTAAAATCATATCTATCCACTCAAAAAGAAGGAAGTCGTTAA
- a CDS encoding DUF1292 domain-containing protein, with the protein MAKEERERIIIPDENGDENLFEVLFKFDVDQTGKSYMVTIPVADSEDDDTDEVEVFPFRYEEKGEEEDDLALFPLETDEEWDMIEEMLNTFQDDEYETE; encoded by the coding sequence ATGGCAAAAGAAGAACGCGAACGCATTATTATTCCAGACGAGAACGGTGACGAGAATCTATTTGAAGTACTATTCAAATTTGATGTAGATCAAACCGGAAAATCATACATGGTAACAATTCCTGTAGCTGATTCAGAAGATGATGATACAGATGAAGTTGAAGTTTTCCCTTTCCGTTATGAAGAAAAGGGAGAAGAAGAAGACGATCTTGCTTTATTCCCACTTGAGACAGATGAAGAATGGGACATGATCGAAGAAATGTTAAACACATTTCAAGATGACGAGTACGAAACAGAATAA
- a CDS encoding AI-2E family transporter, with amino-acid sequence MTKDIRMKWVYRLSLSLLLFLCLFLLMKLYPLYEPLWSAIKGIILPFFLAALITYLLHPVVEFVHEKGLPRFVAILSIYILFFGGIGFAAVKGFPYFIVQMKQLLVNVPVLAEDYKELLYQVDRGTSALPYSVHSKIENYIVKMENNAQDVLTNAIFSLRKIVDYFFVIIVVPFLVFYFLNDFEKLKKALWYLTPRKYRYEGKHLIKDIDTSLGGYIRGQLFVGAILGAAAMIALWIVGMPYPILLGLVIAITDIIPYFGPILGAIPVVLIALTISWKMVWITVGIMLVLQFIEGNILGPFIVGKNLHIHPVFIIFSLLLGGELAGVPGMILAVPIFSVIKVIIIHIREHRLQSSSD; translated from the coding sequence ATGACAAAAGACATTCGAATGAAGTGGGTTTACAGGTTAAGCCTTTCTTTACTATTGTTTTTGTGTTTGTTTCTTTTAATGAAACTTTACCCACTTTATGAGCCATTGTGGAGTGCAATTAAGGGAATCATTCTGCCGTTTTTTCTTGCAGCTCTTATTACATATCTACTCCATCCAGTCGTTGAATTCGTTCATGAAAAAGGATTGCCACGATTTGTAGCAATCTTAAGCATTTATATTCTTTTCTTTGGTGGTATCGGTTTTGCTGCAGTAAAAGGTTTTCCTTATTTCATCGTACAGATGAAACAGCTTCTAGTGAATGTGCCCGTTCTTGCTGAGGATTATAAGGAACTATTGTACCAAGTAGACCGTGGTACATCTGCACTTCCGTATTCGGTTCACTCTAAAATTGAAAATTATATCGTGAAAATGGAAAATAACGCACAGGACGTGTTGACAAATGCGATCTTCTCACTAAGAAAGATCGTAGATTATTTTTTTGTTATCATTGTCGTACCTTTTTTAGTCTTTTATTTTCTTAACGATTTTGAAAAACTGAAAAAAGCCCTTTGGTATCTAACGCCAAGAAAATATCGATATGAAGGAAAGCATCTTATAAAGGATATTGACACATCCCTTGGAGGATACATCAGAGGACAGTTGTTTGTAGGCGCCATACTTGGAGCTGCGGCCATGATTGCTCTGTGGATTGTTGGTATGCCATACCCTATATTATTAGGACTAGTGATCGCGATAACGGACATCATACCATACTTTGGTCCGATCTTAGGAGCGATACCTGTCGTATTGATTGCACTCACGATCTCTTGGAAGATGGTGTGGATCACAGTTGGCATCATGCTTGTTCTACAGTTTATTGAAGGTAATATTTTGGGTCCGTTTATCGTCGGGAAGAACCTTCACATCCATCCAGTCTTTATTATTTTTTCACTTTTGCTAGGGGGAGAACTGGCTGGTGTACCAGGAATGATCCTAGCAGTCCCGATCTTTAGTGTGATCAAAGTCATTATCATACACATCAGGGAACATCGACTTCAATCATCATCTGATTGA